A section of the Neorhizobium galegae bv. orientalis str. HAMBI 540 genome encodes:
- a CDS encoding MBL fold metallo-hydrolase, whose product MNRRKFLKWSGIGAIAALVGGFAARGAMAANKYYSGPVSDHFDGTYFFNPGGEQPRGGLDLLRWKLGGNNIAWPDSFPSPFPQAVPETRVSGDRLIVTMVGHAAMLIQVAGLNILTDPVWDDRASPVRFAGPKRVNPPGIRIGDLPPIDVVLVTHNHYDHMDLETLWVLQGRDKPHFVTPLGNDALIRSRIADAKITVMDWGGREEIAADIGPGVVLHCEPCHHWSARGVGDRRMALWAAFVFETPAGKIYHIGDTGFHQGINYRAAREKHGAFRLANLPFGAYEPRWFMQAQHQNPDEAVEGMLLCDAAFVAGHHWGTFKLTDEGIEEPLAALHTALDARGVSRDRFRPMRPGEVFEVPTISV is encoded by the coding sequence ATGAACCGACGAAAATTCCTGAAATGGTCCGGCATCGGTGCGATCGCCGCCCTCGTGGGCGGGTTCGCGGCAAGGGGAGCCATGGCTGCCAACAAGTATTACTCCGGTCCGGTTTCCGATCATTTCGACGGAACGTATTTCTTCAATCCCGGTGGGGAGCAGCCGCGCGGCGGGCTCGACCTGCTGCGCTGGAAGCTCGGCGGCAACAACATCGCCTGGCCGGACAGTTTTCCGAGCCCGTTTCCGCAGGCCGTGCCGGAAACGCGGGTCTCGGGCGACCGGCTGATCGTCACCATGGTCGGCCATGCGGCGATGCTGATCCAGGTCGCCGGTCTCAACATCCTGACCGATCCGGTTTGGGATGATCGCGCCAGCCCGGTGCGTTTCGCGGGTCCGAAGCGGGTCAATCCGCCCGGCATCCGCATCGGTGACCTGCCGCCGATCGATGTCGTGCTCGTCACGCATAACCATTACGACCACATGGACCTCGAGACCCTCTGGGTGCTGCAGGGCCGCGACAAGCCGCATTTCGTCACGCCGCTCGGCAATGACGCGCTGATCCGCTCGCGTATCGCGGATGCGAAGATCACGGTGATGGATTGGGGCGGCCGCGAGGAGATCGCCGCAGATATCGGCCCCGGTGTCGTCCTGCATTGCGAGCCTTGCCATCATTGGTCAGCGCGCGGCGTTGGCGACCGGCGCATGGCGCTGTGGGCCGCCTTCGTCTTCGAAACGCCTGCCGGCAAGATCTACCATATCGGCGATACGGGCTTCCATCAGGGCATCAACTACCGCGCCGCGCGGGAAAAGCACGGGGCTTTCCGGCTCGCCAACCTGCCGTTCGGCGCCTATGAGCCGCGCTGGTTCATGCAGGCGCAGCACCAGAACCCGGACGAGGCGGTGGAGGGCATGCTCCTTTGCGATGCGGCTTTCGTCGCCGGTCATCATTGGGGCACGTTCAAGCTGACCGATGAAGGGATCGAAGAGCCGCTGGCGGCGCTTCATACCGCTCTCGATGCGCGCGGCGTTTCCCGGGACCGCTTCCGGCCCATGCGCCCCGGCGAAGTCTTCGAAGTGCCGACAATTTCCGTCTGA
- a CDS encoding type II toxin-antitoxin system VapC family toxin — MFLDASAVVAVLTREEEAGVLLAKITDSREPIHYSSVTMFEAAIGISRKTAISLYGDQRPTPPELIAQAQQDVEEFMRSIGAGEATFSPGLHGAALEAARIYGRFVGHPAKLNFGDCFSYAAAKTLRSPLLFVGNDFSRTDIEVA; from the coding sequence ATGTTTCTCGATGCATCGGCTGTGGTCGCCGTTCTGACCCGCGAGGAGGAAGCTGGGGTCTTGCTTGCCAAGATTACCGATTCCAGAGAGCCTATCCACTATTCATCGGTAACAATGTTCGAGGCCGCGATTGGCATTTCCCGAAAGACTGCAATCAGCCTTTATGGAGATCAGCGCCCCACGCCACCTGAGCTGATCGCTCAAGCTCAGCAAGATGTGGAGGAGTTTATGCGGAGCATAGGTGCCGGTGAAGCTACTTTTTCGCCCGGGTTGCACGGCGCCGCTCTCGAAGCGGCGCGAATCTATGGCCGGTTCGTCGGCCATCCCGCCAAATTGAACTTCGGCGATTGCTTCTCCTATGCTGCCGCGAAAACGCTTCGGTCGCCGCTGCTGTTCGTGGGCAACGATTTTTCCAGGACGGACATAGAGGTCGCGTAA
- a CDS encoding type II toxin-antitoxin system VapB family antitoxin encodes MSLYIRDDKVDELANEVMRRLGTKTKTEAVRVALENELKRAGEEMSLEERVKHLQDRIAARMGPHAADFDEKAYMDEMWES; translated from the coding sequence ATGTCTCTTTATATCCGTGACGACAAGGTCGATGAACTGGCAAACGAGGTCATGCGGCGGCTTGGTACGAAGACCAAGACCGAGGCTGTGCGCGTGGCGCTGGAGAATGAGCTGAAGCGGGCCGGCGAGGAGATGTCGTTGGAGGAGCGCGTGAAACATCTGCAAGACCGCATCGCTGCTCGCATGGGGCCGCATGCTGCCGACTTTGATGAAAAGGCTTACATGGACGAGATGTGGGAAAGCTGA
- the ffh gene encoding signal recognition particle protein produces MFESLQDRLGSILSGLTGRGALSEADVSAALREVRRALLEADVALEVVRSFTDKVREKAVGAEVLKSIKPGQMVVKIVHDELIEMLGSEGVGIDLHAVAPVVIMMVGLQGSGKTTTTGKIAKRLTDRERKKVLMASLDTRRPAAQEQLRQLGVQTGVDTLPIIAGQSPVEIAARAVQAAKLGGHDVVILDTAGRTHIDEPLMAEMAEIKRRSNPHEILLVADSLTGQDAVNLARNFDERVGITGLVLTRMDGDGRGGAALSMRAVTGKPIKLIGTGEKMTEMEEFHPRRIADRILGMGDIVSLVEKAAENIDADKARAMAEKMAKGKFDLNDLAEQLKQMQSLGGMGGIMGLMPGMSGMKDKLSAAGMSDKTFARHIAIIQSMTRAERANPDILKHSRKKRIAAGSGTDAAEINKLLKMHRQMADMMKMMGGKGKGGMMKQMMGGLASKMGLGGMGGGLGGGMGGMGGMPDLSKLDPKQLEALQKQAEAAGMKPGSMPGLPGGGMPGLGGAKLPGLGGFPGLPGLPKKK; encoded by the coding sequence ATGTTCGAAAGCCTCCAGGACCGTCTTGGCTCCATCTTGAGTGGACTGACCGGCCGTGGCGCATTGAGCGAAGCGGATGTGTCCGCCGCTCTGCGCGAGGTTCGCCGTGCCCTGCTCGAAGCGGACGTGGCGCTGGAAGTCGTGCGCTCCTTTACCGACAAGGTGCGCGAAAAGGCCGTCGGCGCCGAAGTCCTGAAGTCGATCAAGCCCGGCCAGATGGTCGTCAAGATCGTCCATGACGAGCTGATCGAGATGCTCGGCTCCGAAGGCGTCGGCATCGACCTGCATGCGGTCGCCCCGGTGGTGATCATGATGGTCGGCCTGCAGGGCTCCGGCAAGACGACGACGACGGGCAAGATCGCCAAGCGGTTGACCGATCGCGAGCGCAAGAAGGTGCTGATGGCATCGCTCGACACGCGTCGCCCGGCCGCCCAGGAACAGCTCCGCCAGCTCGGCGTCCAGACCGGCGTCGACACGCTGCCGATCATTGCCGGCCAGTCGCCGGTCGAGATCGCCGCCCGCGCCGTGCAGGCGGCCAAGCTCGGCGGCCATGACGTGGTCATCCTCGACACCGCCGGCCGTACCCATATCGACGAGCCGCTGATGGCGGAGATGGCGGAGATCAAGCGCCGCTCCAACCCGCATGAAATCCTGCTGGTCGCCGATAGTCTCACCGGCCAGGACGCCGTCAACCTCGCCCGCAATTTCGACGAACGCGTCGGCATTACCGGCCTCGTGCTGACCCGTATGGACGGCGACGGTCGCGGTGGCGCCGCCCTTTCGATGCGCGCCGTCACCGGCAAGCCGATCAAGCTGATCGGTACCGGCGAAAAGATGACGGAGATGGAGGAATTCCATCCCCGCCGCATCGCCGACCGCATTCTCGGCATGGGCGACATTGTTTCGCTGGTCGAGAAGGCCGCGGAGAATATCGACGCCGACAAGGCGCGCGCCATGGCCGAAAAGATGGCCAAGGGCAAGTTCGACCTGAACGACCTCGCCGAACAGCTGAAGCAGATGCAGTCGCTCGGCGGCATGGGCGGCATCATGGGCCTGATGCCCGGCATGAGCGGCATGAAGGACAAGCTTTCGGCCGCCGGCATGAGCGATAAGACGTTCGCTCGCCATATCGCCATCATCCAGTCGATGACCAGGGCCGAGCGCGCTAACCCGGACATACTGAAGCACAGCCGCAAGAAGCGCATCGCCGCCGGCTCCGGCACGGATGCCGCCGAAATCAACAAGCTTCTGAAAATGCACCGCCAGATGGCCGACATGATGAAAATGATGGGCGGCAAGGGCAAGGGCGGCATGATGAAGCAGATGATGGGCGGCCTTGCCTCGAAGATGGGTCTTGGTGGCATGGGGGGCGGCCTGGGCGGAGGAATGGGTGGAATGGGCGGCATGCCCGACCTGTCCAAGCTCGATCCGAAACAGCTCGAAGCGCTGCAGAAGCAGGCCGAGGCAGCGGGGATGAAGCCGGGTTCCATGCCGGGCCTTCCGGGCGGCGGCATGCCGGGTCTCGGTGGCGCCAAGCTGCCCGGCCTCGGCGGTTTTCCCGGTCTTCCGGGCCTGCCCAAGAAGAAGTGA
- a CDS encoding chorismate mutase produces MVDPEVKAKLASYRQSIDNIDAALVHMLAERFRCTKEVGVLKAQYDLPPADPAREEFQIERLRRLAKEAHLDPDFAEKFLNFVIKEVIRHHEAIAAEHVGTKIA; encoded by the coding sequence ATGGTTGACCCCGAGGTCAAAGCGAAACTTGCAAGCTATCGCCAGTCGATCGACAACATCGACGCGGCGCTCGTGCACATGCTGGCGGAGCGTTTTCGCTGCACCAAGGAAGTGGGCGTCCTCAAAGCCCAGTACGATTTGCCGCCGGCCGACCCGGCGCGCGAAGAATTCCAGATCGAGCGTCTTCGCCGCCTGGCGAAGGAAGCGCATCTGGACCCGGATTTCGCCGAGAAGTTCCTGAACTTCGTCATCAAGGAAGTCATCCGGCATCATGAAGCCATCGCCGCCGAACACGTCGGCACGAAAATAGCCTGA
- the rpsP gene encoding 30S ribosomal protein S16: MALKIRLARGGSKKRPYYTVVVADARSPRDGRFLEKLGSWNPMLAKDDAKRVELNAERIQHWIDNGAQPTDRVLRFLAEAGLAQRAAKNNPEKALPGKKAQERVKERAQKAEDAAAAAAEA; the protein is encoded by the coding sequence ATGGCCCTGAAAATTCGTCTCGCCCGCGGCGGCTCCAAGAAGCGTCCGTACTACACCGTCGTCGTTGCCGACGCCCGTTCGCCCCGCGACGGCCGCTTCCTCGAAAAGCTCGGTTCCTGGAACCCGATGCTCGCCAAGGACGATGCCAAGCGCGTTGAACTCAACGCCGAGCGCATCCAGCATTGGATCGACAACGGCGCCCAGCCGACCGACCGCGTTCTGCGCTTCCTCGCTGAAGCCGGCCTTGCCCAGCGCGCTGCCAAGAACAACCCGGAAAAGGCACTGCCGGGCAAGAAGGCCCAGGAACGCGTCAAGGAACGCGCCCAGAAGGCTGAAGACGCAGCAGCCGCTGCCGCCGAAGCATAA
- the rimM gene encoding ribosome maturation factor RimM (Essential for efficient processing of 16S rRNA) codes for MTKLENPILMATIGAAQGLRGEVRVRTYTADATALGEYGNLHSEDGRIFEILEIREAKNIAIVRFRGINDRNAAEALAGLELFIERDNLPDDELEEDEFYYADLEGLEAVDQDGKSYGTVSAVYDFGAGDLLELKGPGRRPTLIPFSEAAVLEIDLEGRKILIDPQAAGLAENPEDDGAAPGFPKKGK; via the coding sequence ATGACCAAGCTCGAAAACCCCATTCTGATGGCGACCATCGGCGCCGCCCAAGGCTTGAGAGGCGAGGTGCGGGTGCGCACGTATACGGCCGATGCGACGGCGCTCGGCGAATACGGCAACCTGCACAGCGAGGACGGCCGTATTTTCGAGATCCTCGAAATCCGCGAGGCGAAGAACATCGCGATCGTCCGTTTCCGCGGCATCAACGACCGCAATGCGGCCGAAGCGCTGGCCGGGCTCGAGCTCTTCATCGAGCGCGACAACCTGCCCGACGACGAACTCGAGGAAGACGAATTCTATTATGCGGACCTCGAAGGCCTCGAAGCGGTCGATCAGGACGGCAAGAGCTACGGCACGGTGAGCGCGGTCTATGATTTCGGCGCCGGCGATCTGCTGGAGCTGAAAGGTCCCGGCCGCCGCCCTACCCTCATCCCCTTCTCGGAGGCTGCGGTACTGGAAATCGACCTCGAAGGCCGCAAGATCCTCATCGATCCGCAGGCGGCAGGCCTTGCCGAGAACCCGGAAGACGACGGCGCCGCGCCGGGTTTCCCCAAAAAGGGCAAGTAG
- the trmD gene encoding tRNA (guanosine(37)-N1)-methyltransferase TrmD — protein sequence MTFRATILTLYPEMFPGHLAFSLAGKALERGQWSLDTMQIRDFAEDRHRTVDDTPAGGGAGMVLKPDILAKAIDNVSEGDDLAPGRPRLLMSPRGKPLTQERVRELAAGDGVVIICGRFEGVDQRVIDARNLEEVSIGDYVLSGGEPAALTLLDAVVRILPGVMGNALSGTHESFEDGLLEHPHYTRPQVFEGREIPAVLTSGNHAAIEKWRLEEAKKLTAERRPDLLKGK from the coding sequence ATGACGTTTCGCGCCACCATTCTGACGCTCTACCCGGAAATGTTTCCGGGTCATCTGGCCTTTTCGCTCGCCGGCAAGGCGCTGGAGCGCGGACAATGGTCGCTCGACACGATGCAGATTCGCGATTTTGCCGAGGACCGGCACCGCACCGTCGACGACACGCCGGCCGGCGGAGGCGCCGGCATGGTGCTGAAGCCGGATATTCTGGCCAAGGCGATCGACAACGTCTCCGAAGGTGATGACTTGGCCCCGGGGCGCCCGCGCCTGCTGATGAGCCCGCGCGGAAAACCGCTGACGCAGGAGAGGGTACGCGAGCTGGCTGCCGGCGACGGCGTCGTGATTATCTGTGGCCGGTTCGAGGGCGTCGACCAGCGGGTGATCGATGCCCGCAATCTCGAAGAGGTGTCGATCGGCGACTACGTTCTCTCCGGCGGCGAGCCGGCGGCGCTGACGCTGCTCGACGCAGTGGTGCGCATCCTGCCGGGCGTGATGGGCAACGCGCTGTCCGGCACCCACGAGAGTTTCGAGGACGGTCTGCTCGAACATCCGCACTATACGAGGCCGCAAGTGTTCGAAGGGCGGGAGATCCCGGCCGTTCTGACATCGGGCAATCATGCGGCGATCGAGAAATGGCGGCTTGAGGAGGCAAAAAAGCTGACCGCGGAGCGGCGGCCGGATTTGCTGAAGGGCAAGTAA
- a CDS encoding sulfite exporter TauE/SafE family protein, whose protein sequence is MTITMIALLAAAGFLSGAVNAIAGGGTFLTFGAMTLAGVPPILANATSSIVQFPGYVTSTIAYWDEISSRWRSALVLALVSVIGAFAGAFLLLSLDNPSFRALVPWLLAAATAVFAAGPWLKPKASAERSANSPGSVIGQLLTAIYGGFFGAGMGIMMLAVLGVTTGGSYHHLNALKNMLAILIAAVAIIVFVGGGVIAWPEAIVMIPAGALGGYAGVWMARRVPQAVLRWCVVAVGVGLTIYYFVTG, encoded by the coding sequence ATGACAATCACAATGATAGCCCTGCTCGCCGCGGCGGGCTTCCTGTCCGGTGCGGTCAATGCGATCGCCGGCGGCGGGACCTTTCTGACCTTCGGAGCGATGACGCTTGCCGGCGTTCCGCCGATCCTAGCCAATGCGACGTCCTCGATCGTTCAGTTTCCGGGCTACGTTACTTCGACGATCGCCTATTGGGACGAAATTTCCAGCCGCTGGCGCAGCGCGCTGGTGCTTGCGCTGGTTTCGGTGATCGGCGCCTTTGCGGGGGCCTTCCTGCTGCTGTCGCTCGACAATCCGTCCTTTCGCGCGCTGGTGCCCTGGCTGCTGGCAGCTGCGACGGCGGTGTTTGCCGCGGGACCGTGGCTGAAACCGAAGGCGTCTGCGGAGCGGTCGGCCAATTCTCCCGGCTCCGTCATCGGGCAGTTGCTGACGGCAATCTATGGCGGGTTCTTCGGCGCCGGCATGGGCATCATGATGCTCGCCGTGCTCGGGGTGACGACCGGCGGCAGTTACCACCATCTCAACGCACTCAAGAACATGCTGGCGATCCTGATCGCGGCGGTCGCCATCATCGTCTTCGTCGGCGGCGGGGTCATCGCCTGGCCGGAAGCGATCGTGATGATCCCGGCAGGCGCGCTGGGCGGTTATGCCGGCGTGTGGATGGCGCGGCGGGTGCCGCAGGCAGTACTGCGCTGGTGTGTGGTGGCCGTCGGGGTGGGTCTGACGATCTATTATTTCGTAACGGGGTGA
- the rplS gene encoding 50S ribosomal protein L19 produces the protein MNIIQELEAEQAAKIAAKRTLPEFSAGDTVRVNVKVTEGTRTRVQAYEGVCIARSGGGINESFTVRKISYGEGVERVFPVYSPMVESVEIVRRGKVRRAKLYYLRDRRGKSARIVEDTGVRARKLNDAERQAVAEEKARIEAEKVAAAQALAAEKAAAEAAEAKAAAEAAEAAEAAKAAEATAE, from the coding sequence ATGAATATCATCCAGGAATTGGAAGCCGAACAGGCCGCCAAGATTGCAGCCAAGCGCACGCTTCCGGAATTTTCCGCTGGCGACACCGTCCGCGTCAACGTGAAGGTCACGGAAGGCACCCGTACCCGCGTACAGGCTTATGAAGGCGTCTGCATCGCCCGTTCCGGCGGCGGCATCAACGAAAGCTTCACCGTTCGCAAGATCTCCTACGGCGAAGGCGTCGAGCGCGTATTCCCGGTCTACTCGCCGATGGTCGAGAGCGTCGAAATCGTTCGCCGCGGTAAGGTCCGTCGCGCCAAGCTCTATTACTTGCGCGATCGTCGCGGCAAGTCGGCTCGTATCGTCGAAGACACCGGCGTTCGCGCCCGCAAGCTGAATGACGCCGAGCGTCAGGCCGTTGCCGAAGAGAAGGCACGTATCGAAGCCGAGAAGGTTGCAGCAGCCCAGGCTCTCGCCGCCGAAAAGGCAGCAGCGGAAGCCGCTGAAGCAAAGGCCGCAGCAGAAGCTGCCGAAGCCGCAGAAGCCGCCAAGGCTGCTGAAGCGACTGCCGAATAA
- a CDS encoding nuclear transport factor 2 family protein: MSFGKPDQNAWRMSMIRALKHAALGLVLFGAAMGTLTAPSLAQEPVMAAPDKDALFTSTDPKLHANKQVVYGIVRDLLEANQWDKADQYLTERYIQHNPNAASGREGVVRYFIDVLKRKPSPIPTKIKTPVAFVTAEGDLVTVGTVREMKDARDPSKSYTSTWFDTWRIVNGKADEHWDSAVRN, encoded by the coding sequence ATGTCTTTTGGCAAGCCAGATCAAAACGCTTGGAGAATGTCGATGATACGAGCTTTGAAACATGCCGCCCTGGGTTTGGTCCTGTTCGGGGCCGCGATGGGTACGCTTACCGCGCCCTCGCTGGCACAGGAGCCGGTGATGGCCGCCCCGGACAAAGACGCGCTTTTCACCAGCACGGACCCCAAGCTGCATGCAAACAAGCAGGTTGTCTACGGCATCGTCCGTGACCTGCTGGAAGCCAATCAGTGGGACAAGGCCGATCAGTATCTCACTGAACGTTACATCCAGCACAACCCGAATGCCGCGTCAGGGCGCGAGGGGGTGGTACGCTATTTCATCGACGTCCTGAAGCGGAAGCCGAGCCCCATTCCGACCAAGATAAAAACGCCGGTCGCCTTTGTCACAGCGGAAGGCGATCTGGTGACCGTGGGGACGGTGCGCGAAATGAAAGATGCTCGCGATCCTTCGAAGAGTTATACCAGCACCTGGTTCGACACATGGCGTATCGTCAATGGCAAGGCCGACGAACACTGGGATTCGGCCGTCAGAAATTAA
- a CDS encoding MFS transporter, whose translation MVQEKELISKIVWRLMPFLGILYLIAYIDRQNVSYAKLEMVGALGMSEYAYGLGASLFFIGYFLFEVPSNLFLNRFGASRWFARIMITWGIVTVALAYTQNATMFYILRFLLGVAEAGFFPGVLYLLTLWFPKDYRGRMVGLFMIFSALANAVGAPIGGMLLDLKGLLGHEGWQWVFLATGIPAVLAGIVTLFYLDDTPEKAKFLTEDEKRWLHDRLARENSGMEEHADNGFKALVNPRVLLMALCYIGFPLAAYGLSYWLPTIVRGFGVSNTTNGLINIIPWVIVALALWVVPTAADRAESKTPYIVGPAFVGAICLALSALVTSPILQFTFLCVAAAGIFAGQPVFWSLPSRFLRGAGAAAGIAAINSVGNLGGFIAQNVVPWIRDSTGNDILPMVFLAVCLAVAGVLVIIVGRMLAARQAISV comes from the coding sequence TTGGTTCAGGAAAAAGAGCTAATTTCAAAGATCGTGTGGCGGCTTATGCCGTTCCTCGGCATCCTTTATCTGATTGCCTATATCGACCGTCAGAACGTCAGCTATGCCAAGCTGGAAATGGTCGGCGCGCTCGGCATGAGCGAATATGCCTATGGTCTCGGCGCCTCGCTTTTTTTCATCGGCTATTTTTTGTTCGAGGTCCCGAGTAACCTCTTCCTCAACCGGTTCGGCGCCAGCCGCTGGTTCGCCCGCATCATGATCACCTGGGGCATTGTGACCGTGGCGCTCGCCTACACGCAGAACGCGACGATGTTCTACATCCTCCGTTTCCTGCTCGGCGTTGCGGAAGCAGGCTTCTTCCCGGGCGTCCTCTACCTGCTGACGCTCTGGTTCCCGAAGGATTATCGCGGCCGCATGGTTGGCCTGTTCATGATCTTCAGCGCGCTCGCCAATGCCGTGGGCGCCCCCATTGGAGGCATGCTGCTTGATCTCAAAGGGCTGCTTGGCCATGAGGGATGGCAATGGGTCTTCCTGGCGACCGGCATTCCGGCGGTGCTCGCCGGGATCGTCACTCTCTTTTATCTCGACGACACGCCAGAAAAGGCGAAATTCCTGACGGAGGATGAAAAGCGCTGGCTGCACGATCGGCTGGCGCGTGAGAATTCCGGAATGGAAGAGCATGCAGACAACGGATTCAAGGCGCTCGTCAATCCGCGAGTGCTTCTGATGGCGCTCTGCTATATCGGCTTTCCGCTCGCTGCCTACGGTCTCAGCTACTGGCTGCCGACCATCGTCAGGGGGTTCGGCGTCTCGAACACGACGAACGGCTTGATCAACATCATTCCGTGGGTGATCGTCGCGCTCGCGCTATGGGTGGTGCCGACCGCCGCAGACCGGGCCGAGAGCAAAACTCCCTATATTGTCGGTCCAGCCTTCGTCGGCGCGATATGCCTGGCGCTTTCGGCGCTCGTCACCTCGCCGATCTTGCAGTTCACTTTCCTTTGCGTCGCCGCAGCCGGCATTTTCGCTGGTCAGCCGGTCTTCTGGAGCCTTCCCTCTCGCTTCCTCAGGGGTGCGGGCGCTGCGGCCGGCATTGCGGCGATCAATTCAGTCGGCAATCTCGGCGGCTTCATCGCACAGAACGTCGTCCCCTGGATCCGGGATTCGACCGGCAACGATATCCTGCCGATGGTCTTCCTGGCAGTCTGCCTTGCTGTCGCCGGTGTCCTCGTCATCATCGTCGGCCGAATGTTGGCGGCGAGACAGGCGATCTCCGTCTGA
- a CDS encoding transporter substrate-binding domain-containing protein — MLSRRMLISGLAALAFAPAASAAELPDLKGRTVVVVTENAYPPLQFVDPKSGKAIGWEYDAMAEIARRLNFKLEYQNTSWDTMIQAVSDGQYDIGMTGITIKDDRKEKVDFSDPYMRSQQLMLVRGDEKRFTDAKSFGALTTGLIGAQPGTSPFYTAAYEILDGNEQNPRIKLFETFGATVQALKAGDVDLVLTDSTAGDGYVKASGGALKLIGEPLGTEDFGFIFKKGSDLVSPVNAAIAVLKADGTLDVLNRKWFLDYKMGQ; from the coding sequence ATGCTCTCACGCCGTATGCTGATCTCCGGCCTTGCTGCCCTTGCCTTTGCACCCGCCGCCAGCGCCGCCGAACTGCCTGACCTGAAGGGCCGCACCGTGGTGGTGGTGACGGAAAACGCCTATCCGCCACTGCAATTCGTCGATCCGAAGAGCGGCAAGGCGATCGGCTGGGAATATGACGCGATGGCCGAGATCGCCAGGCGGCTGAATTTCAAGCTCGAATACCAGAACACCAGCTGGGACACGATGATCCAGGCCGTTTCCGACGGGCAATACGACATCGGCATGACCGGCATCACCATCAAGGACGACCGCAAGGAAAAGGTCGATTTCTCCGATCCCTATATGCGCTCGCAGCAGCTGATGCTGGTGCGCGGCGATGAAAAACGCTTCACCGACGCCAAGAGTTTTGGCGCCCTGACGACCGGACTGATTGGCGCCCAGCCGGGAACAAGCCCGTTCTACACGGCGGCCTACGAAATCCTCGACGGCAACGAGCAGAACCCGCGGATCAAGCTGTTCGAAACCTTCGGTGCGACCGTGCAGGCGTTGAAGGCGGGAGACGTCGATCTGGTGCTGACTGACAGCACCGCCGGCGACGGTTACGTCAAGGCCTCCGGCGGTGCCTTGAAGCTGATTGGCGAGCCGCTCGGCACCGAGGATTTCGGCTTCATCTTCAAGAAGGGATCCGATCTTGTTTCGCCGGTCAACGCGGCGATCGCCGTGCTGAAGGCAGACGGCACGCTCGATGTGCTGAACAGGAAATGGTTCCTCGATTACAAGATGGGCCAGTAG
- a CDS encoding amino acid ABC transporter permease, whose translation MAPPRRMSSGQQDFPWWLVAFGILCFGLAVVIALNDLYSQVFNVVAKGIGITVGVTLAAFLLATLLGLGIALAGLSGNVVLRQAARFYIELIRGIPILVLLFYIAFVGAPAFVTFYNWMLAPLIERNWGQALLVRDVSLLWRAIIALTIGYAAFIAEIFRAGFQAVDIGQIEAAKALGLSRWQRFRLIVFPQAMRVILPPLSNDFVSMVKDSSLVSVLGVADITQMAKVYAAGSFRFFETYSIVTYIYLLLTIGLSLALRGLERRLRRRTER comes from the coding sequence ATGGCGCCTCCGCGCCGCATGTCATCCGGACAGCAGGATTTCCCCTGGTGGCTGGTCGCCTTCGGGATCCTTTGTTTCGGCCTTGCGGTGGTCATCGCCCTCAACGACCTCTATTCCCAAGTTTTCAATGTCGTCGCCAAGGGCATCGGCATCACGGTCGGCGTGACGCTGGCCGCCTTTCTCCTGGCGACGCTGCTGGGGCTCGGCATCGCGCTTGCGGGGCTGTCTGGCAATGTCGTGCTGAGGCAGGCGGCGCGTTTCTATATCGAGCTCATCCGCGGCATCCCGATCCTCGTCCTGCTCTTCTACATCGCCTTCGTCGGCGCGCCGGCTTTCGTGACGTTCTACAATTGGATGCTGGCGCCGCTGATCGAACGCAACTGGGGCCAGGCGCTTCTGGTGCGAGACGTCTCGCTCTTGTGGCGGGCGATCATCGCGCTGACGATCGGTTATGCAGCCTTCATCGCTGAAATCTTTCGCGCCGGATTCCAGGCCGTCGACATCGGCCAGATCGAGGCGGCGAAAGCGCTGGGCCTCAGTCGCTGGCAGCGTTTCCGGTTGATCGTCTTTCCGCAGGCGATGCGGGTGATCCTGCCGCCGCTTTCCAACGACTTCGTCTCGATGGTGAAGGATTCGTCGCTCGTCTCGGTCCTCGGTGTCGCCGACATCACCCAGATGGCCAAGGTCTATGCGGCAGGCTCCTTCCGCTTCTTCGAAACCTATTCGATCGTCACCTATATCTACCTGCTGCTGACGATCGGCCTGTCGCTGGCCCTGCGCGGCCTCGAAAGACGTTTGCGGAGAAGGACAGAGCGCTAG